The nucleotide window CTCGCAACAAGCTCAACAACACTCCCAGACGCACGACAAGGAGGGGCAGGCAGACGCGTATACGCACCCTCCCACCATCTTTTCTCTAGAGCACGCCGCTGGCGTACAGGAtaacgcacacacacatacacacacacgcagctgTGGTGACGGCGCCACTGTCAAAtggctcagcagcagccacaccgGCGTTACGAGGGTTACGTATACCCTACCGAGTTCCAATCCACGCCGACGGGCAGTCGCGacagtggtggcggtgcctACTTTGGCAGAGAGCGGATACCATccccctctgctgcctcACTCTCCGGCGCCACCGGCCTCGTTCGGCGCTCTGTGCAACacaccggtgccgccgctgtggccACGGCGTCCACCGGTGCCAACGCTACCGGCTACCAGGGCTCGTACGGCTACTTCCACGGGCAGGGCAACAGCATTGACATCACCAGCGGCTACAACAGCGATGCCGGGAGCTCGACGTCAAACCCGCTatacggaggcggcggcagaagcgGGTACATAGTCCCGAATACCTCGTCACAGCAccaggaggtggtggtgggggctAGCCGAAGCTCCGCTGGGGCGTCGGGTGCGAACTCTACAGAGCCTTCGCCTGGTATGTGGGCAGCAGAGCCCGGCGTGAACAGCCTGACTCCGAGCGGCCGTCAGCTCTCACAGCTTCCGCCGCGACTGCATGAACCTGGCATTTTCCAGCCctccagcgacggcagcgccacctcaaTCACGAACAGCACcatcggcagcagctcagcgcgTCCACCGGCTCAGCAAGCGTTCCTGCCGTCGGACCCGTTAATGCAGCCCCTGCCGCTTACTGCAtcgcagcaccgtcggcaTCAttatcagcagcagccataCGTAGTGTCgatgccgtcgtcgccgtccagCAACCTGCAGCGGGGGACGGCAAGcggggcggtgccgccggagGCTGCATttgtgcagcgcagcggttCGTGCGCGGCGAGCCCTATCCATATGAGCGGCCCGCGCATGCCAGCTGCCTACGATGCCTCGGCCAGCCCGAAcactgccggcggcgctgtgtTCGGTAACCGCCGCACGAGTGGTTTTTTGGGTCGCTTCCTAGCGCAGGCTTTGCCGGTGCTAGACGGCAGTGCCGGAGACCCTGGCAGCGGGAACGGGGCTGGCAGTGCAGCCCCCATCGGTGAGCGTCCCCTGCATCAGCTCCGCTTTGGCAACCCCGCCGATGACCTGCCGTTGCTCGAGGAACTTGGTATCTTTCCCCGGCATATATGGGACAAGGCGCGTGCCGTGTTGAACCCCTTCAAGCCAATcagcgtcgacgccgcgAAGGACACCGACTTGGCAGGCCCCGTCTTCTTCGCCCTGTCGTTGGCGGTGTTGCTGTCACTGCGTGGCAAGATACAGTTCAGCGCGATCTACGGCCTTTTCATGCTCGGCGTGGGCTTCTTCAAGATGCTCCTGTCACTCATGCAGCCGCGTGGCGGTGTCCCGCTACAATTTGTTGCGAGTACGATTGGCTACGGTCTACTTccgacggtgctgctcgcctccGTGCGCACCGTTGGCTCGTGGGTTATGGGTCTCCGCGGCGTGCTGCCACTGACGCTGCTGATGGTTGCGTGGTCGGCGTGGTGCGGCACGACCCTTGTCGCGAAGGGGCTAGGgatggaggagcagcgctACCTTGTTCTGTACCCGATGCTTCTCTTCTACTCCACCTTCAATGTTGTGGCTGTGTACTAggcggctgtgtgtgtgtgtgtcggtgcgaGGCTTGAGTGGAGGGGGAGATGAAGAAGCGACGCACGTGCACTGGtgctcgctcttcttcctcccacAGCGCGTGTCTGGGTGTGCGAGACTGTGCCCCTCAGTGCCTGGCGAGGAGCCGGACGATGTGGTGAATCGACAAAGTCAGGCTGAGGAAGGGCAGGGCAGCAACGGTGGAGGGCGAAGGGAGATACAGCCGGAGGAGATCGCAGACATCACCGGGCTCACTGAGACGGATGCGGTCGCGCCACCGTTGTGAACTCCATCATTCTGCgtgtccctctccctccctgctccTTCCgctgcgtgtatgtgtatgtgtgtgttctgGCATTTTCCGCGATGGCtcgcgctccctctccctccctccctccctccccacactTTCTATTTACCCGTGACGggacccctcctcctcttcccttgcCTCGCCAAGCCATGATAACGGCCCTTACCGACTGACAGCAGCCAACCTATCCGCGCAACCATttctgtgtgcatgtgtgaaTGCGGCAtgaggcggaggggcgtgtgcggctgccgggGTGGCCGTCGTCGCCCACCATCCCCTACCCCCACCACTGTCCCTCGCCACCcttttcttcccttctcGGCCGCCTGTTTCATCAGGACACGTCTTGCACCGCGTGACTGTGAGAGGAGCAGCCACCGCAAAAGCGCTTGCTGGCACGGAGGATGTCTTCGCCTCACcgctgtccccccccctccttccctctcctcctcaacTTTTTCTCGACTGCTCTCCTGTGTCCTCGCCTCCCTTCACCCCTCTTCCCACCCGCAAACATCGTGTCACCTCGGACCTCACGCACAAacgcgccaccgcagagACACGGCCATCCAGCCCCGCTTCCATACATTTTTttcacgcacacatacacacgttaacagcaccaccgtcgcaCAGAAGTTGATAGAGTCCACTGCCTCCGGCGACATCGTCCGTGTTCGCGCTGCCTCCGGCTCGCGCAGTGGTCACGTGAAGAAACAGCCGCAACCTTGCACGACAggcaagcgcacacgcgcacacatacacacttACCTCAAATTCCGTTACGGAAACCCCCTCTCCTACCCTTTTGTCATAGAACCGTCACTCGCTCGCTGCACCCGCACCTGTCCACCGTACGAGACAGGGACGCAGCGCGCATAGAATTACTtccccactcacccacatacacgcacgccatCATAgactgcacacacgcacaccgatACACGCACATTATTTtgcacgcctccctcttcgtcttGTGTGTTCACTCGACCATcatccaccccaccccaccccgcaTCCCCCTCGCCGCGATCGTGCTCACGAGGACAGCAAATCCGTAGCAAATGCCCCGaagcgctgtcgccgccgcaccacggGCAAGACGAGAAGGTGGGGGTGCTGGCTCGTCTCCGACACAACGTCCCTctcggcgcagcggcaaggcCGACAAACACCCCTCCGTGCCAGATGCTGTCTTCCAAGTGGAGACACTGCTGGAAGAGGCTCCTCATGCCGGCCGTGAGGCGGAATACGAGTCCGTCGTCGCCTACGTCTCGCGGCGGCTGTTACACGAGACAAACACCTCCCTCTTTgtgtgcggcggctgcggctgcggcaagACATCGACCGTGAAACGTGCTCTGCGGGCCATTTCGGCACGTGTGCTGCCCTGCGATGCCAAAGCGCGCAGTCTTGTCAAGCATAGCACCCTCGAAGAGTGCGGCTGGCGAACTTGCGTAGAGGACGGTACTGACGCGGCATCTGTCACGGCCGATGCCACTCGCAGGACTCGAAAAACATTGCCAACCACGCCTACCAGTACACCACGCTCCTCTCGCCAGCTGCCGGCGGAGGAAGGCAGAAGCCCCAGTGACGCGAACGGGCTcacgccgtcgtcctcgacTTCCTTGAAtgctgcgctgtcgcacaCCACGTCGCCAGACACGTCGCGCACCTCCGCATCGTCATCGGCTGCAGCCACTGCGACCAGGAGTGCTCGCCTCGCCTTGCACTCACCCGAATCGAGTCGGCCAAGCGACTCCAGTGTCaactccacctccaccgttTTGGAGGCTGCCAGTCCGGCGCGCCGTGTCAAGCGCGGTCGCGCGGCGGATGAGTGGGAAGGGGACAGCATTCGCTCAGCCGAACTAGACGGGCAGGCCACAGAGGTCCTCACGCGGGGTGAAAGTGCGTGGCGGCAGGCCCAGGGGCTGAAGCAGGAGATGCCACCACGACCCCAGCCAGAGCCGTACAGTCTTGCCTACTTCAGTATGCGGTACCCCGAGCTGTTCTCGAGTGTCGGCACTCGTGCGACGGCATCGCCCTCTTCGCCAGCCACTTCGCAGTTCCGTCAGATTTTTGGCCACTACGTCAACTGCGCCGACGTCAGCGGTCCGCTCTTGGTAGAGGCGGTGTGTGACAGCATCCGGGCAacgtgcagccgcaccgacgGCGCCACACAGCTGCTACTCCAGTGGCTTGCGTCCATCGGCAAGGCTGCACCCAGTCGGGGTCAGGCTAtccgtggcgcagctgctgagtCGCACGCCGCTTCTACCTCTTCAGCCTCGAAGCGGCGTGCGAGCccgccggcgctgcacgTCGTTGCGCTCGATGAGGTGGAGtacctgcgcggcggcggcgccaaaATGCTCACCCTACTGGCGGAGCTTGCCTTCCAGCACCCCGCGCAACTTGCCCTGATCTTTATATCAAACCAGCGCGCCTTTGTGCACGTGCCGCAGATGATGCtggagccgctgctgttccAGCCCTACAGCGAGGCCCAGCTGCGGGAGATTGGCGCCAGTGCGACGAATGCCGAGCTGCAGCGATGCGAGCAGCTCGTCGGCGCAGACGACCGCACTTCGAGATCCCCTGCGGCGAAGAGTGCTACAGGAAGCGCGAAGGTGCGCAAGACCGCGGCGCGTTCGTCCGCAACGGACcacaagcagctgcgcgcctcCGATGTGGACATTAAACCGCGCCTGTACGATTACATCGCACGCAAAGCGCTCCTCGAGTTTTCTGGCGATGTCCGGCAGGTCATCGCCATGTGCCACCGCGTGGTCTCAGTTGCCTGGAGGGAAGTGGCTGAGGCGAGGCTcgaggctgccgctgctgctgctgctgcgacggctgcgaCATCTACGCCCCCGGCGATGTCACGCGACAGAAGAAGCACCGCAGTCATACGGAATGAATCAGCTGCCGACTTATCCTCGAAGCTGGAGGCTGCCGTTGAGGCTTACAGCGTGGACAAgtgtgcagccgccgcaACACGAGCGTCTACGACACTCTCAGGCACCTCACGGTCTTCTGCAGACGCCGCTGGCGTAAacagcacctcctcgacgCGGTCCAGCGGGGCCGCGGGCGCATCGTGTGCATTGctcaccgctgcagcaccgcttgCCCCAGCTCCCTcggcgtcgacgccgtcCTCCGGTGTCATGACGCTGGCCAAGAGCGTCCGTGTCCTACAGAGCAACCAGGTTGAGAGCGACATGGACAAGCACATCGGCACTCTGCCGGAACAGACGCTCTACGTCCTCAGCTGCATCGTCGTTCTAACTTTGCgcaagcaggaggagcgtgccTACGCGTTGACGAGTGTCGGTGGCCGCATCGGCACCACTCGCACGCCGGGAGCGGGTCTCACCGTGGCCCAGCGCGCGGTGCCGACGCTGTCGCTGAAGATGCACGAGGTGCACCACTTGTACACACGACTCATGGCGAAGCTGCACTTCCCCGCAATGCGGGCAGACGGCTTTCCTGTGCAGGTGGAGTGCCTCGCCGACTTTGGCGTGCTGACGCGGCCGCAGTTGCGGGGCACCGATCGCATCTTCTCGCTAAACGGGACATGGACATTGCCGGCGATGCAAGCGGCACTCGTGAAGCGTGGCGAGGCGATCAAGCAGGACCGCACGACGACGGGCGCTGGGGCGATGATGGAGAACCGCttcgaggaggtgctgcgcgagctggcGAGCTTACTCAAATAGCGTGGACACTTTCGCGCTTGTctgcgcacggcagcggcgcggatgGAGGTCAAGACGTGCGTGATGCGTaagaggtggagagaaggGCGGACGACAACGAAAAACGAACGCGCGCCCGGCAGCGGGCAGGCAGTGCGCACAAGTGGTGGACACGCTGCGGGGCAAGAGGGTGTTCTCTccttgcgtgtgcgcgcgcttgtgtTGCTATCGCCGTCTGTGTACGCCTATGCACGTGTGccactgcgcctcctcgtcatgACGGTTCCCACAGTTCTGCACCTGCCCAGGCAGCCTTTTTCCGttctcgtcttcctcgcGCCGCCTGATCTCTATAGAGTtagtacacacacacacacacacacgtgcatcTGTCCTTCACTCACTCACCGGCGCGCGCATACCCGTCTggtctctgtgcgtgcgcgcattTGTGGTTTCTGCTGGTGTCCGACACACCCTTCTTCTCCCCTACGCTCTCCTCTCGCCTTTCTCTGTTGGGAGAGCGAGTGCGATGGTGGAAGAAATACGAGCAGCCGCCCTTCCCCCGACCCTCTTGCATGTCTTCAGGACACCAAACGGACTGCCTTCTGCTTCATCATGATATCTActcccgcttctcctcctccctcacccgaCACCGCTCCTCGCTTTCCTCGCTCGCCCACACCCCCTCTGGCGATCACGAACACACCTGCTGACACAtcacctcccctctcttcgtTAACTGTGGACCGCGCCGCAGTCCCCTTCCGTCGTCGACGCCACACCTCTCTCCTCAGCCATGCCGCGTGAAATCAAGACCCTGAAGGAGTTTCTCGCCATCTGCTCCCGCAAGGATGCGCGGTGCGTGAAGGTGAAGCACAACCCGAGCGCCACCAAGTTCAAGgtccgctgcagccgctacCTCTACACGCTGGTCGTGAACGACAAGAAGAAGGCCGACAAGATCGAGCGCTCCATCCACCCGTCCGTGAAGAAGATCGCCGTGACGGCCCGCTCGCACGCCAAGACGAACGCCGGCTCCAAGCAGTAAGAGTAATGCCACCCATCCGCGTCGTTCTGCAGACCactgctcccctccccctcgcgcTATTCATGCGacttcgctttctctctccacaACGGTTGAAAAGGGAGTGCGAGTATGGGGGAGGACGCCAGCTGGAGCGCGACGTGAGAGAGCCCACGGACAAGATACGAGTTGAACAAGCTGATGTGGCGCACGCCTCGAacgcgtgcgcctgcgccctATGAGTGttcgtgtatgtgtgtgtgtgtgtgatgagAGGGCTGTGCGCCTCGCGTGGCGGGAGGCGCGAGTTGGCTTTTGTTTCTCCCtatttttcgtttttctttcaAAAGCATGTGAGCCTCTGGCCACGTACCATCGAGCGCATCAACGCGTGTGCCAACGAAAGGGGCAGTGGCTACTGCAGACGGCATGGCTGCCTTTCGTACCAGCTGGCGCTCTTTCACACGTTGCACCTCACCTCTAGTGAGCTCTCAGCCACCGCTTCCGGGCGTGTAGCTGATGCGGGGACGGAAAGTGGCCGCAAACCGCCTCTGTCTCCCCGCTTCCTTCACCCCTTTTCCTTCGACCCTCCTCCGATgggcggtgcgcgtgtgtagggaggggaggggggccatGTCGGGGTTGGGCCGTTGCAAGCACGATAAGACGCGACACCTCCGTTGAATGCCGCATTGCCTCACACAGGGCTCTTCTTTTTATTCCTTCACATgcgccccccttcctcctccctcctccaccgcccacatgcacgcacgcatcccccgccccccgctCCATCACTCTCTCTGGTGTAGAGGTAGCAACTTCGACGAGCACACACTTTCCTCTACACCCATCGTGGCATAcgtcgagagagagacggacgGAGCCATCGCCAGCAGGAGCGACGCACAGCCGAAAGGGGGAGAATCTGTTAGCTCGGCTGTCGTGCCTCgctgcctcgctgctgcctcatACAAGGTTGTCACCACCACTACAGCTACCACAACCACCTTattctttctttttccgtCATCAGAGGCAGTTACAAAGGGCGTGTCAGAGAGCCGCCATGCCCTTGAACGGTACTGCCGGCACTGGTGCTCCGCCACCGAGCGCGCATCCGCAGGCTGAGACAGCTTCGTGCACCAGGAACAGCACCACCGGTCTTACGGAGCACCCTGCGGTGTCGATAGCTCACGGTGAAGCCCACGCACGCGACCTTCTTCAACACCTGCCAGGCCACCGTATCCTCGTCACTGGTGGCTGCGGCTTCATCGGTAGCGCCTTCATCCGCTACTTACTCATGTACGCTCCGGCGTCGGTGCACGTGTTTAACCTGGATACGCTCGAGTACTGCGCCGGTGTCGACGCAGTACTCGGACCCCTCGCTGCGACGAGAGATGATGATCGCGCAGCCTCGGACAGTtgcgcgtcggcgtcggAGGGTGCGATCGGCACTGTCGCCTCTTGCTCCTTGCCCTGTGATGTCTCACCAGTATCACGCTACCATTTCATTGCTGGCTCTATCCTGGATGCGACCCTTGTGCTggacgcgctgcgcacccATCACATTGACGTTATTGTGCACATGgccgcacagacgcacgtcGACAGAAGCTTCTCCAGAAGCGTACTCTTCACTCAGGTGAACGTCgtgggcacgcacacgctacTGGAGTGCGCGCGGGAGTACGGACAGCTGACGCGCTTCTTACACGTTAGCACAGACGAGGTATACGGTGAAACCCCcgcgacagcgcagccggCCAACGAGGCTTCGAGAGTGCTGTGCCCAACGAACCCGTACGCGGCGACGAAGGCCGCAGCGGAGCACCTCGTCTCCGCCTATTATCACTCATTCAAGGTGCCCGTGCTCATCTCGCGCGGCAACAATGCCTTCGGGCCAGGCCAGTATCCTGAGAAGGTGATCCCAAGCTTCATCGtgcatgcgctgcgccaggAGCGGCTGCCGATCCACGGTGATGGCCATCATCAACGCAGCTTCCTCTATGTAGACGACGTGGCCAGTGCATTGTGCACCATTctcgtgcgcggcggcgtcggtgaAGTCTACAACATCACCAGCAAGAGGGAGTTGTCTGTGCACGAGGTCGCGCAGCGTGTCGTCGCATGTGTCGCCGGTGACGACCACGACAAGGTGATCGCTGCCTCTCGCGCGGACTTCGATGCCTCCTATGTACGCTACGTAGCGGATCGCGCCTACAATGACGCGCGGTACTGCACCGAAAGCGAGAagctggcggcgcagggcTGGGCGCCGGAGGTCTCGTTCGAAGAGGGGCTGCGCCGTACCGTCGCCTGGTATCGCAAGCATCCTTTGGAGACTGGCGGGTACTGGAGAGGTGCAGGTGAGGCTGGCGCCACAGCTCCTTGCAGCGACTAGCCGTATCTTTGATCGGAGGAGAGAAGACCCCATTCCTTGTGTGTCAccttcaccgccacccctccaTCCCCTGCATGCTCTTCCTGCCGTCGCACGCGCGTCTCATGgcgcgcggaggaggacgggagCCGTAGAGGTGAACGCGGAAAGGCGGCAGGGGCCATGGCAAGCAGAGACACGTACGCACCATGCACAAGGAGACAAGTAGCGGTTTATGTCTGCGTGCAAGCCGAACTGTGTCCCTCTTCATCTCTGCATGAGGACGGGTGTTTCTCTGGGGGGGGTCAGTCACGTACGCAAGACTAGCCAGTAAAGGCACGAACGTGTGAGGCGCGGTGCAAGGGAAGTGaaggagcggctgctgagcagcccccccccccccccacgccgCAATCCTCTTCCGTGTCTCGCTGTGCGActacacacacccacacaccgcATAAGCACCCTGCCGCACTCGTGTCCCTCCCCATCTTCGCTCCCCTCTGTCCCCTCTGTCCTCTCTGTCTCGCGGACCGTCGCATTTtggcgcacgcgtgtgcaaCGCCGTCTTGCGCTGCTAAGCTTCAACGAAGCAGCCGCActccgtctttctctctgtcgtTCTGTTCCTTCGCCTCTCcgggtggtgtgtgcgcgcgagatTCTCTTCCCAGCCGCCACCACTCCTCGTCACGTACGTCCACCGgtgcactcgcacgcacgcgtaaAGGGGCGTGCTGGGGAAGCACACGGGCGTacagtcgcagcagcagcaaagcaCGAAACTCCCCCAAAAACGCCATCCATGCGCAACGCAGCGGCCGAGACGCTCTTaagcagcgtcagcgccacCGGCATGGCACTGACGGAGGACGGCTTTGCGGAGTACATGGACGAGGCTGACCCGCTTCGCGAGCACCGCAACTCGTACCATATTCCCATGATGCGTGACGGCACCCAGTTCTCGTACTTTGCTGGGAACGCTCTGGGGCCGCAGCACGTCGGCGTGGAGGCCTCTATGGCAACCTTCCTAAAGAAGTGGCGCGAGCAGGTCGTTGAGGGGCACTTCATGCAGCCCACGCCGTGGTTCGAGATTGACCAGATGTGCGTCAAGGACATGGCAGCCATCGTGGGTGCCAAGGATACGGAGGTGGCCATCATGAACACCCCTACGGTGAACCTGCATCTTCTCCTGAGCACCTTCTATCACTCACAGGGCAGCAAGAAGAAGATTATGATAGAACCTCACAGCTTTCTGAGCGACGCCTACTGCCTCCTCTCGCAGCTTGAGACACGCGGGCTGAACCCCGCGGAGGACCTGATCAAGATCACGGCGCCGGGCACCAAGGACGGGAACGGCCCCGCCTCCGTGGTCCCGATGGAGGCGTTCCTCTCCACCATAGAGAAGCGCGGCGACGAGACAGCCGTGATCATCGTGCCAGCTGTACAGCACCTCACAGGGCAGTGGCTCGATATCCCCGCCATCGTGAAGGCCGCGCACGCCAAGAAGatcctcgtcggcgtcgacggcgccaaCGCCGTGGGC belongs to Leishmania mexicana MHOM/GT/2001/U1103 complete genome, chromosome 26 and includes:
- a CDS encoding putative GDP-mannose 4,6 dehydratase; amino-acid sequence: MPLNGTAGTGAPPPSAHPQAETASCTRNSTTGLTEHPAVSIAHGEAHARDLLQHLPGHRILVTGGCGFIGSAFIRYLLMYAPASVHVFNLDTLEYCAGVDAVLGPLAATRDDDRAASDSCASASEGAIGTVASCSLPCDVSPVSRYHFIAGSILDATLVLDALRTHHIDVIVHMAAQTHVDRSFSRSVLFTQVNVVGTHTLLECAREYGQLTRFLHVSTDEVYGETPATAQPANEASRVLCPTNPYAATKAAAEHLVSAYYHSFKVPVLISRGNNAFGPGQYPEKVIPSFIVHALRQERLPIHGDGHHQRSFLYVDDVASALCTILVRGGVGEVYNITSKRELSVHEVAQRVVACVAGDDHDKVIAASRADFDASYVRYVADRAYNDARYCTESEKLAAQGWAPEVSFEEGLRRTVAWYRKHPLETGGYWRGAGEAGATAPCSD
- a CDS encoding putative kynureninase translates to MRNAAAETLLSSVSATGMALTEDGFAEYMDEADPLREHRNSYHIPMMRDGTQFSYFAGNALGPQHVGVEASMATFLKKWREQVVEGHFMQPTPWFEIDQMCVKDMAAIVGAKDTEVAIMNTPTVNLHLLLSTFYHSQGSKKKIMIEPHSFLSDAYCLLSQLETRGLNPAEDLIKITAPGTKDGNGPASVVPMEAFLSTIEKRGDETAVIIVPAVQHLTGQWLDIPAIVKAAHAKKILVGVDGANAVGNVPLHLHDWDVDFAFWCTCKYLNSGPGSIGGVFVHNKHTSGAIPLNHLNRCWGNEVQSCLPKHHSLEPAPGASELHISTPSAPCYMILAPSLKLMASVGMEAIRQKSLLLTAYLELLVNELVPPGCVEIVTPADPNQRGAQLSLRILPNKLKSGQAATPRYQCGAGGAGEMDDASLLQRQLLDEGVMIHRCPPDVVPVAPAPMYNSFADVLRAVRIIASLF
- a CDS encoding putative ribosomal protein L38 translates to MPREIKTLKEFLAICSRKDARCVKVKHNPSATKFKVRCSRYLYTLVVNDKKKADKIERSIHPSVKKIAVTARSHAKTNAGSKQ